CCAGGTAAGTCGCGGTGCCAGTAGCAGTGCTGGAAGACGGATCGGAGCTGCCATCACGCTTGAGCTGGGCAAACAGGTTGCCGGTCCAGGCCTTTTCGCTGGTGTTGTCGATCAGATAAGTGACTTTCAGATCGTACAAACCGCGAGTGAAGCTGAAGCGCTTGATGTAATTGACGCCGTCGTGACTGAATTTCAGGTCGACGTTCAACTGGTTTTGGCCATCAGCCAGTTGATAAGTCTTCTGTTCGGTCGAATAAACCGGACGACCGGTAGCACGAGCATCAGGACCATCAGTGCCAGTCAGGCCGCTTTGCGCCAGATAAACACGCTCGCCACCGTTATCGAACAACTGGAATGGAACATCCGGATGGTCTTGGCGACGTGGATACAGTGGCAATTTCAGCTGGGCAATATCGCCGCCCTGTGGATCGATCGCCAGGTCCAGCACATCCGTTTTGACGTGGATGAGGTCTTTATTGGTGATGACCGCGTTGTCTACAGGGGTGCTGGTATCGGCATTCGCGCTGGGTACATCGGCACTGGCGGAAGCATTGTTACCCAACGGTGCATCTGCAATAGCAGGAGCAGACTGATTGGTAGCAACATTCTGAGTCGGCAGGGCAGCCTGGCCATAGTCCTGGTTCCATTTCAGAACCATAACGTAGGACACGATTGCCAGGGCGACGATCAGGATCGTGCGTTTAATATCCATGATTACTCGGCCATCGAAGAAGAACGGGAGGTAGGGATAGGCGGAACCGGGTCATAACCACCGGGATTCCACGGATGACAGCGACCTAAACGACGAAAGGTCAGCCAGCCACCGCGCAGAAGGCCATGATTTTCTATGGCTTCATACGCGTAGCAGGAACAACTGGGGTAGAAACGACAGTGGCTGGCCATCAGCGGACTGATGGCATAACGGTAAAACTGGATCGGAACGAGGGCCAGTTTACGCATCAGTGCTGTCTACCCCTACAGTTTCGGGGCTGACTGCTGGGGTCGGCTTGCTGGTGCGAGCCAAACGTTTCCAGAGCTTGCCGAAATGCTGAATCAATTCGGGGTTTTCTACGTCCCCCAAGCCTTTGCGCGCGACGATAACAATATCCCAACCAACCAGAGTGTCCTGGTGGAGGCGAAACGATTCGCGCATCAGACGCTTGAGGCGATTGCGCTCAACGGAGAGCTTTACGCTCTTCTTGCCGATCACCAA
The Pseudomonas hygromyciniae genome window above contains:
- the yidD gene encoding membrane protein insertion efficiency factor YidD — its product is MRKLALVPIQFYRYAISPLMASHCRFYPSCSCYAYEAIENHGLLRGGWLTFRRLGRCHPWNPGGYDPVPPIPTSRSSSMAE
- the rnpA gene encoding ribonuclease P protein component, with the translated sequence MSQDFSREKRLLTPRHFKAVFDSPTGKVPGKNLLLLARNNDLDHPRLGLVIGKKSVKLSVERNRLKRLMRESFRLHQDTLVGWDIVIVARKGLGDVENPELIQHFGKLWKRLARTSKPTPAVSPETVGVDSTDA